In one window of Caballeronia sp. TF1N1 DNA:
- a CDS encoding glutathione S-transferase N-terminal domain-containing protein: protein MMVLYSGTTCPFSQRCRLVLFEKGMDFEIRDVDLFNKPEDIAVMNPYGQVPILVERDLILYESNIINEYIDERFPHPQLMPADPVQRARARLFLLNFEKELFVHVGTLENEKGKAAEKNHEKARSAIRDRLTQLAPIFLKNKYMLGEEFSMLDVAIAPLLWRLDHYGIELSKNAAPLMKYAERIFSRPAYIEALTPSEKVMRR, encoded by the coding sequence ATGATGGTTCTGTATTCCGGCACTACTTGCCCGTTCTCCCAGCGCTGCCGGCTGGTGTTGTTCGAAAAGGGCATGGATTTCGAGATTCGCGACGTCGATCTGTTCAACAAGCCGGAAGACATCGCGGTCATGAACCCATACGGTCAGGTGCCGATCCTTGTCGAGCGCGACCTGATCCTGTATGAATCGAACATCATCAACGAATATATCGACGAACGGTTCCCGCATCCGCAGCTCATGCCGGCCGATCCGGTGCAACGCGCCCGCGCGCGCCTGTTCCTGCTGAACTTCGAAAAAGAATTGTTCGTGCACGTCGGCACGCTCGAAAACGAGAAGGGCAAAGCCGCCGAGAAGAACCACGAGAAGGCGCGCAGTGCAATTCGCGATCGTCTTACGCAGCTCGCGCCTATTTTCCTGAAGAACAAGTACATGCTCGGCGAAGAGTTCTCGATGCTCGACGTGGCCATCGCGCCGCTGTTGTGGCGTCTGGACCATTACGGCATCGAGTTGTCGAAGAATGCTGCGCCGTTGATGAAGTACGCCGAACGCATTTTTAGCCGTCCGGCCTATATTGAAGCGCTGACGCCTTCCGAAAAGGTGATGCGTCGATAG
- a CDS encoding cytochrome c1 has translation MKKWLGSLAIIGAAMFAFGASAPAYAQEEAVLDRAPDNADNFASLQHGAQIFVNYCLNCHSANLMRYNRLTDLGITPQDVQENLLFSTDKIGNTMSIAMRPEDAKAWFGASPPDLSVEARARGKDWLYTYLRGFYRDPARPTGWNNRVYENVGMPHVLWTMQGIRDAKFETETDEHTGEKVKRFVGYTQVSPGSMSSVDYDNAVADLVSYLSWMSEPAQQTRKRLGVWVLLFLALLSFLAWRLNAAYWKDIK, from the coding sequence ATGAAAAAATGGCTCGGTTCCCTGGCAATCATCGGTGCGGCGATGTTCGCGTTCGGCGCGAGTGCGCCGGCGTACGCGCAGGAAGAAGCGGTGCTCGACCGCGCGCCCGATAACGCGGACAATTTTGCTTCGTTGCAGCACGGCGCCCAAATCTTTGTAAACTACTGCCTGAATTGCCACAGCGCCAATCTGATGCGGTACAACCGGCTGACCGACCTCGGCATCACGCCACAGGACGTTCAGGAAAATCTGCTGTTTTCGACAGACAAGATCGGCAACACGATGTCCATTGCAATGCGCCCGGAAGACGCGAAAGCGTGGTTCGGCGCGTCGCCGCCGGACCTGTCGGTCGAAGCGCGGGCGCGTGGCAAGGACTGGTTGTACACGTACTTGCGGGGGTTTTATCGCGATCCGGCGCGGCCGACCGGTTGGAACAATCGCGTGTATGAGAATGTCGGCATGCCGCATGTGCTGTGGACGATGCAGGGTATCCGCGATGCAAAATTCGAAACCGAAACCGACGAGCACACCGGCGAAAAGGTAAAGAGATTCGTGGGTTACACTCAGGTTAGCCCGGGTTCCATGTCCTCCGTGGATTATGATAATGCTGTGGCCGATCTGGTTTCGTACCTCTCGTGGATGTCCGAACCCGCCCAGCAGACTCGCAAGCGCCTCGGCGTATGGGTCCTGCTGTTCCTGGCGTTGTTGAGTTTCCTCGCATGGCGCCTGAACGCGGCATACTGGAAAGATATTAAATAG
- a CDS encoding cytochrome bc complex cytochrome b subunit has translation MATADKDVETTGLIGWIDRRFPLTATWKQHVSEYYAPKNFNFWYFFGSLALLVLVLQIVTGIFLVMNYKPDATLAFASVEYIMREVPWGWLIRYMHSTGASMFFVVVYLHMFRGLMYGSYRKPRELVWIFGCAIFLCLMAEAFFGYLLPWGQMSFWGAQVIVNLFSAIPFIGPDLSLWIRGDYVVSDVTLNRFFAFHVIAIPLVLIGLVVAHLVALHEVGSNNPDGIEIKAKKDANGIPIDGIPFHPYYSVHDFLGVSVFLLIFAAIIFFAPEMGGYFLEANNFVPANPLQTPPEIAPVWYFTAFYAMLRATTDPFKIVLMVIIALLGLFALLRARGKWRIGLPVLSLAVIVFMALTESKFWGVVVMGTAVVSLFFLPWLDRSPVRSIRYRPFFHKVFYGIFVAVFLVLGFLGTRPPSPVGTLIAQVCALIYFAFFLGMPFWTPRGRFKTPPERVTFKPH, from the coding sequence ATGGCGACCGCAGACAAGGATGTGGAGACGACGGGCCTGATCGGCTGGATCGACCGGCGCTTTCCGCTCACCGCGACGTGGAAGCAGCACGTTTCCGAGTACTACGCGCCGAAGAACTTCAACTTCTGGTACTTCTTCGGCTCGCTCGCGCTGCTCGTGCTCGTGCTTCAGATCGTCACCGGCATCTTTCTCGTCATGAACTACAAGCCCGATGCGACGCTCGCGTTTGCATCGGTCGAATACATCATGCGCGAGGTGCCGTGGGGCTGGCTCATTCGCTACATGCATTCGACAGGCGCTTCGATGTTCTTCGTCGTCGTCTATCTGCACATGTTTCGCGGGCTGATGTACGGCTCGTATCGCAAGCCGCGCGAACTGGTGTGGATTTTCGGCTGCGCAATTTTCCTGTGCCTCATGGCCGAGGCGTTCTTTGGCTATCTTTTGCCGTGGGGGCAAATGTCGTTCTGGGGCGCGCAGGTGATCGTGAATCTGTTCTCGGCGATTCCCTTCATCGGCCCGGATCTGTCGCTCTGGATTCGCGGCGATTACGTCGTGTCGGACGTCACGCTGAACCGGTTCTTCGCGTTCCATGTGATCGCGATTCCGCTCGTGCTGATTGGCCTCGTCGTGGCGCATCTGGTCGCGCTGCACGAAGTCGGCTCGAACAACCCGGACGGCATCGAGATCAAGGCGAAGAAGGACGCGAACGGCATTCCTATCGATGGCATTCCGTTCCATCCGTACTATTCGGTGCACGACTTCCTGGGCGTGTCGGTCTTCCTTCTGATCTTCGCGGCGATCATTTTCTTCGCGCCGGAGATGGGCGGCTACTTCCTGGAAGCGAATAACTTCGTGCCGGCCAATCCGTTGCAGACGCCGCCCGAAATCGCGCCAGTCTGGTACTTCACGGCTTTCTACGCGATGCTTCGCGCCACCACCGATCCGTTCAAGATCGTGCTGATGGTCATCATCGCGCTGCTTGGCCTCTTTGCGCTGTTACGCGCGCGCGGCAAATGGCGGATCGGCTTGCCGGTGCTCTCGCTCGCGGTGATCGTCTTCATGGCGCTGACGGAGTCGAAGTTTTGGGGCGTGGTAGTCATGGGCACAGCGGTCGTATCGCTCTTTTTCCTGCCCTGGCTCGATCGCAGTCCGGTGAGGTCCATTCGCTACCGGCCGTTTTTCCATAAAGTGTTCTACGGCATCTTCGTGGCCGTGTTCCTCGTGCTGGGCTTCTTGGGAACCAGGCCGCCCTCACCGGTGGGGACGCTGATCGCGCAGGTCTGCGCGCTGATCTACTTCGCGTTTTTCCTCGGCATGCCGTTCTGGACGCCGCGCGGCAGATTCAAGACGCCGCCCGAGCGAGTGACTTTCAAACCTCACTGA
- the petA gene encoding ubiquinol-cytochrome c reductase iron-sulfur subunit has product MRDKDDKHDGRVDGSRRTWLIATTVAGGVGGVATVIPFVGSFAPSEKAKAAGAPVEVDISGLKPGEMMTVAWRGKPVWIVNRTDEMLSDVKKADTEVADPKSKMEFSMPLPEYCNNEFRSRTDHKNIFVAVAVCTHLGCTPTPRFTEGAQPNLPDNWPGGFLCPCHGSTYDMAGRVFKNKPAPQNLDVPPYMFTSATQLVIGKDEKGEA; this is encoded by the coding sequence ATGCGAGACAAGGACGATAAGCACGATGGGCGCGTTGACGGTAGCCGCCGTACCTGGCTGATAGCGACGACCGTAGCAGGTGGTGTCGGAGGTGTAGCAACAGTAATTCCGTTTGTGGGGTCGTTCGCTCCGTCGGAGAAGGCGAAGGCGGCAGGCGCGCCGGTCGAGGTCGATATCAGCGGACTCAAGCCCGGCGAAATGATGACCGTCGCATGGCGCGGCAAGCCTGTGTGGATCGTCAACCGCACCGACGAGATGCTTTCGGACGTCAAGAAAGCCGACACCGAAGTGGCCGATCCGAAATCGAAGATGGAATTCTCGATGCCGTTGCCGGAGTACTGCAACAACGAGTTCCGTTCCCGCACCGATCACAAGAACATTTTCGTGGCGGTGGCCGTGTGCACGCATCTGGGCTGCACGCCGACCCCGCGTTTCACCGAAGGCGCCCAACCCAATCTTCCCGATAACTGGCCCGGCGGTTTTCTCTGCCCGTGCCACGGCTCGACCTACGACATGGCGGGCCGCGTCTTCAAGAACAAGCCCGCGCCGCAGAATCTGGACGTGCCTCCGTACATGTTCACTTCCGCGACGCAACTCGTGATCGGCAAGGACGAAAAGGGAGAGGCTTAA
- a CDS encoding Nif3-like dinuclear metal center hexameric protein, which produces MDRIELELYLNNLLEIGRFKDYCPNGLQVEGARRVQKIATGVTASLAFLEAALEWGADTVLVHHGYFWRNEAPQLTGRKYQRIRTLIANDINLFAYHLPLDSHPEFGNNAQLGARLGLIADGRFAGQDLGWIAPLTMPLSLEHFTATVENALGRKPLVLGDSDRELRRVAWCTGGAQGYFEEAIAAGADVYVSGEVSEQTMHIAAESGVAYIAAGHHATERYGVQALGNHLSEEFDIEHVFIDIDNPV; this is translated from the coding sequence ATGGATCGGATCGAACTCGAATTGTATCTGAACAATCTGCTGGAAATCGGCCGCTTCAAGGACTATTGCCCGAATGGTCTACAGGTGGAAGGCGCGCGCCGGGTTCAGAAGATCGCAACCGGCGTGACGGCCTCGCTCGCCTTTCTCGAAGCCGCGCTCGAGTGGGGCGCGGACACGGTACTCGTGCATCACGGCTACTTCTGGCGCAATGAGGCGCCGCAGTTGACGGGACGCAAGTATCAGCGAATCCGCACGCTTATCGCCAACGATATCAACCTGTTTGCCTATCATTTGCCGCTCGATTCGCATCCGGAGTTCGGCAACAACGCGCAGCTCGGCGCGCGCCTCGGCTTGATCGCGGACGGCCGTTTTGCAGGCCAGGATCTCGGGTGGATCGCGCCGCTTACCATGCCGCTCTCGCTCGAACATTTCACCGCAACGGTCGAAAACGCGCTCGGCCGCAAGCCGCTCGTATTGGGCGATTCAGACCGCGAACTGCGTCGCGTCGCGTGGTGCACGGGCGGCGCGCAAGGATACTTCGAAGAGGCCATCGCGGCGGGCGCGGATGTCTACGTCAGCGGCGAAGTCTCCGAGCAGACCATGCACATTGCGGCGGAATCGGGCGTGGCCTACATCGCGGCGGGCCATCACGCGACCGAGCGCTACGGCGTCCAGGCGCTGGGTAATCACCTGTCGGAAGAATTCGACATCGAGCATGTGTTTATCGATATCGACAATCCGGTATAA
- a CDS encoding S1C family serine protease: protein MLRRFWLFFAQAVTVILALMFIIATLKPQWLQRQGQFGKQLAEPIVALQEVAPSIGSRPLQSSYAEGAQKAMPAVVNVFSSKDGNLPPDPRAKDPLFRYFFGDKNKRKSDEPPASNLGSGVIVSSEGYILTNQHVVDGADQIEVALADGRTSSAKVIGVDPETDLAVLKINMTNLPTITLGRMDQTRVGDVVLAIGNPFGVGQTVTMGIVSALGRNHLGINTFENFIQTDAAINPGNSGGALVDVNGNLLGINTAIYSRSGGSLGIGFAIPVSTARSVLESIITTGTVTRGWIGVEPQDVTPEIAESFGLDQKSGAIVAGVLQGGPADKAGIKPGDILVSINDDTITDTTRLLNVVAQIKPGTSVKVHLMRKNKELDINVTIGKRPAQPRAPQLPEDEDQGNDQGDE, encoded by the coding sequence ATGCTTAGACGCTTCTGGCTATTTTTTGCCCAAGCGGTCACCGTGATTTTGGCCCTGATGTTCATCATCGCGACCTTGAAACCGCAGTGGCTTCAACGTCAGGGCCAATTCGGCAAGCAACTCGCCGAACCAATAGTCGCGCTGCAGGAAGTGGCGCCGAGCATAGGCTCGCGACCGCTTCAATCTTCCTATGCCGAAGGCGCGCAAAAGGCCATGCCCGCTGTGGTCAACGTCTTTTCCAGCAAGGACGGCAATCTGCCGCCGGACCCGCGCGCCAAAGACCCGCTGTTCCGCTACTTCTTCGGCGATAAAAACAAGCGCAAGAGCGACGAGCCGCCAGCGTCGAATCTCGGCTCGGGTGTCATCGTCAGCTCGGAAGGTTACATTCTAACGAACCAGCATGTCGTCGATGGCGCCGATCAAATCGAAGTTGCGCTTGCCGACGGCCGCACGTCCAGCGCGAAGGTAATCGGCGTCGACCCGGAAACCGATCTTGCCGTGCTCAAGATCAACATGACGAATCTGCCGACCATCACGCTCGGCCGCATGGACCAGACGCGCGTCGGCGATGTCGTGCTGGCTATCGGCAATCCGTTCGGCGTCGGGCAGACGGTAACCATGGGCATTGTGAGCGCGCTCGGGCGCAATCACCTCGGCATCAACACGTTCGAGAACTTCATTCAGACCGACGCGGCAATCAACCCCGGCAACTCGGGCGGCGCGCTCGTCGACGTGAACGGCAATCTGCTCGGCATCAACACGGCGATTTATTCGCGCAGCGGCGGCTCACTGGGAATCGGCTTTGCGATCCCGGTGTCGACGGCGCGCAGCGTGCTCGAGAGCATCATCACGACGGGCACGGTCACGCGCGGCTGGATTGGCGTGGAGCCGCAGGACGTGACGCCGGAGATCGCGGAATCGTTCGGGCTCGACCAAAAATCTGGCGCCATCGTGGCCGGGGTGTTGCAAGGCGGCCCGGCGGACAAGGCAGGCATCAAGCCGGGCGACATTCTCGTCAGCATCAACGACGACACCATCACCGACACCACGCGCCTTCTGAACGTGGTCGCGCAGATCAAACCGGGCACGTCGGTGAAGGTTCATTTAATGCGCAAGAACAAGGAACTCGATATCAACGTGACTATCGGCAAGCGCCCGGCTCAACCGCGCGCGCCACAGTTACCGGAAGACGAGGACCAAGGAAACGATCAGGGCGACGAATAA
- the tatC gene encoding twin-arginine translocase subunit TatC, with the protein MSDPLQNKDEPVEETFISHLVELRDRIIKAGASVIVVFVSLVYWAPDIFKLLARPLMQNLPADGKMIVTDVTGSFFVPMKVTMLVAFVIALPLVLYQLWAFVAPGLYQHEKKLVAPLVFSSYALFLCGMAFAYFVVFPTIFRVMAHYNAPLGAEMTTDIDNYLSFVLTMFLAFGVTFEVPIVVVLLARMGVVSIQKLKQIRPYVIVGAFVISAVVTPPDVFSQLILAIPLIILYEAGIIAARLVVGKQPIKSEEATAE; encoded by the coding sequence GTGAGCGACCCGCTACAAAATAAAGACGAGCCCGTCGAAGAGACGTTCATTTCGCATCTGGTCGAATTGCGTGACCGCATCATCAAAGCGGGCGCTTCGGTTATCGTGGTGTTCGTCTCGCTGGTGTATTGGGCGCCGGACATCTTCAAGTTACTGGCCCGGCCGCTGATGCAGAACCTGCCGGCCGACGGCAAGATGATCGTCACCGACGTGACCGGCTCGTTCTTCGTGCCCATGAAGGTGACCATGCTCGTCGCCTTCGTCATCGCGCTGCCGCTTGTGCTGTATCAGCTTTGGGCGTTCGTGGCGCCGGGTTTGTATCAGCATGAGAAGAAGCTCGTCGCGCCGCTCGTGTTCAGCAGCTACGCGCTCTTTCTTTGCGGCATGGCTTTCGCGTATTTCGTCGTGTTTCCGACAATCTTTCGCGTGATGGCGCATTACAACGCGCCGCTCGGTGCGGAGATGACCACGGATATCGACAACTACCTGAGCTTCGTGCTCACGATGTTCCTTGCATTCGGCGTAACGTTCGAAGTGCCGATCGTCGTTGTGTTGCTGGCGCGCATGGGTGTCGTGTCCATCCAGAAGCTCAAGCAGATTCGCCCGTATGTGATTGTCGGCGCGTTCGTCATTTCGGCGGTCGTTACCCCGCCAGACGTTTTCTCGCAGCTGATCCTGGCCATCCCGCTCATCATTCTTTACGAAGCGGGGATTATTGCGGCGCGGCTGGTGGTTGGAAAGCAGCCAATCAAAAGCGAAGAGGCAACGGCCGAGTAG
- the tatB gene encoding Sec-independent protein translocase protein TatB, whose translation MLDLGLTKMALIGVVALVVLGPERLPGVARTAGALFGRAQRYINDVKSEVAREMELDELKKMRTDFETAASNVETSIHDNLKRHEAELNDAWSQGTSVSPSVAREEAEAIGGSAAVTDKPWMRTSGIRAARKNWRVKQSAIPNWYKRTNLRRTRVQSGAARVARHTPETLRRPTRFF comes from the coding sequence ATGCTCGATCTCGGTCTGACCAAAATGGCGCTGATCGGCGTCGTGGCTCTTGTGGTGCTCGGGCCTGAGCGCCTACCCGGGGTTGCGCGCACGGCCGGCGCACTGTTCGGGCGCGCGCAGCGCTATATCAACGACGTCAAATCCGAAGTGGCGCGCGAGATGGAACTCGACGAGCTGAAGAAGATGCGCACCGACTTCGAAACCGCTGCGTCGAACGTCGAAACGTCGATTCACGACAACCTGAAGCGCCACGAAGCCGAATTGAACGACGCGTGGAGTCAGGGCACGTCCGTGTCGCCGAGTGTCGCGAGAGAAGAGGCCGAGGCGATCGGCGGCAGCGCGGCGGTCACGGACAAACCGTGGATGCGCACTTCAGGCATCCGGGCGGCGCGCAAGAACTGGCGCGTCAAACAAAGCGCCATCCCCAACTGGTACAAGCGAACGAATCTGCGCCGCACGCGGGTTCAGTCTGGCGCGGCTCGCGTTGCGCGTCACACGCCAGAAACCTTGCGCCGTCCGACCCGGTTTTTCTGA
- the tatA gene encoding Sec-independent protein translocase subunit TatA — protein sequence MGSLSIWHWLIVLLIVALVFGTKKLRNIGGDLGGAVKGFKEGMRDGEQPASSTDPRELPRNGAVDVEAKDKTRSGDYR from the coding sequence ATGGGTTCGTTGAGCATTTGGCATTGGTTGATCGTCCTTTTGATCGTGGCGCTCGTCTTCGGCACGAAGAAACTGCGCAACATCGGTGGCGATTTGGGCGGCGCGGTCAAGGGCTTCAAGGAAGGCATGCGCGATGGTGAGCAGCCGGCTTCGTCCACCGATCCGCGCGAACTGCCGCGCAACGGTGCGGTTGACGTGGAAGCGAAGGACAAGACCCGTTCGGGCGACTATCGCTAA
- a CDS encoding histidine triad nucleotide-binding protein, with protein sequence MSQDNCIFCKIASGQLPSTKLYEDDEFVAFNDINPAAPVHVLIIPRKHIETLSHCTESDAPLLGRMVSLVGRLAKDLGVSYTGGETGFRTVINTGPGGGQEVYHIHAHLLAGKRPWRRMG encoded by the coding sequence ATGAGCCAAGACAACTGCATTTTCTGCAAGATTGCGTCAGGACAACTGCCAAGCACGAAGCTCTATGAGGACGACGAGTTCGTCGCCTTCAACGACATCAATCCGGCCGCGCCGGTTCACGTGCTCATCATTCCCCGGAAGCACATCGAAACGCTGTCGCACTGCACGGAAAGCGACGCGCCGCTGCTTGGTAGAATGGTAAGTCTCGTTGGTCGTCTGGCAAAAGATCTCGGCGTCTCCTACACGGGTGGCGAGACGGGATTCCGAACGGTGATCAATACGGGGCCGGGCGGTGGACAGGAGGTTTATCACATCCACGCGCATTTGCTGGCAGGAAAGCGTCCGTGGCGCCGGATGGGCTGA
- a CDS encoding phosphoribosyl-ATP diphosphatase — MTQATTQDTLLRLAAVIDGRKGGDPEQSYVSRLFHKGDDAILKKIGEEATEVVLAAKDARHGGAPKALVGEVADLWFHCLVMLSHFDLTPADVIAELERREGLSGIEEKALRKTREREQNGS, encoded by the coding sequence ATGACGCAAGCCACCACGCAGGACACGCTGCTGCGCCTCGCCGCGGTTATCGACGGTCGAAAAGGCGGCGATCCGGAACAATCCTACGTTTCGCGACTCTTTCATAAAGGTGACGACGCGATCCTGAAGAAGATCGGCGAGGAAGCGACGGAAGTCGTGCTCGCCGCGAAGGATGCGCGCCACGGCGGCGCGCCGAAAGCGCTCGTCGGGGAAGTCGCCGACCTGTGGTTCCATTGTCTCGTGATGCTGTCGCATTTCGACCTGACCCCCGCCGACGTGATCGCCGAGTTGGAACGGCGCGAAGGTTTGTCGGGTATCGAAGAAAAAGCGCTGCGCAAAACGCGCGAGCGCGAGCAAAACGGCAGCTGA
- the hisI gene encoding phosphoribosyl-AMP cyclohydrolase, whose product MTDQADWLDKVNWDANGLVPVIAQEASSNDVLMFAWMNREALAKTIELKRAVYFSRSRQRLWFKGEESGHVQHVHEVRLDCDEDVVLLKVEQVSGIACHTGRHSCFFQKFEGTAQDGAWVAVEPVLKDPESIYK is encoded by the coding sequence GTGACGGATCAAGCCGATTGGCTCGACAAGGTGAACTGGGACGCGAACGGCCTCGTGCCGGTGATCGCGCAGGAAGCGTCGAGCAACGACGTGCTCATGTTCGCCTGGATGAATCGCGAGGCGCTCGCCAAAACCATCGAACTGAAGCGCGCCGTCTATTTTTCGCGTTCGCGTCAGCGCCTGTGGTTCAAGGGCGAGGAATCGGGGCACGTTCAGCATGTGCACGAGGTGCGGCTCGATTGCGACGAAGACGTCGTGCTGCTCAAAGTCGAACAGGTATCGGGGATCGCGTGCCACACCGGCCGTCATTCCTGCTTTTTCCAGAAATTCGAAGGAACGGCGCAAGACGGCGCGTGGGTCGCGGTCGAGCCGGTTCTGAAAGACCCCGAAAGTATTTACAAATGA
- the hisF gene encoding imidazole glycerol phosphate synthase subunit HisF: MALAKRIIPCLDVTAGRVVKGVNFVELRDAGDPVEIARRYDDQGADELTFLDITATSDQRDLILPIIESVASQVFIPLTVGGGVRAVEDVRRLLNAGADKISMNSSAVANPQLVRDASDKHGSQCIVVAIDAKRVSADGEPPRWEVFTHGGRKATGIDAIEWARKMAEFGAGEILLTSMDRDGTKSGFDLALTRAVSDAVPVPVIASGGVGTLKHLADGITEGRADAVLAASIFHYGEHTVGEAKRFMAEQGISVRN; the protein is encoded by the coding sequence ATGGCTCTCGCTAAACGCATCATCCCCTGTCTCGACGTGACCGCCGGGCGCGTCGTCAAAGGGGTCAACTTCGTCGAACTGCGCGACGCGGGCGATCCCGTGGAGATCGCGCGACGTTACGACGACCAAGGCGCGGACGAACTCACGTTCCTCGACATCACCGCGACTTCCGACCAGCGCGACCTCATTTTGCCGATCATCGAATCGGTCGCGTCACAGGTGTTCATTCCGCTGACCGTCGGTGGCGGCGTGCGCGCCGTCGAAGACGTGCGGCGTCTGCTCAACGCCGGCGCGGACAAGATCAGCATGAATTCGTCGGCGGTGGCGAATCCGCAACTCGTACGCGATGCATCCGACAAGCACGGTTCGCAATGCATCGTCGTTGCCATCGACGCCAAGCGCGTTTCCGCCGATGGCGAGCCGCCGCGCTGGGAAGTGTTCACGCACGGCGGGCGCAAGGCAACGGGCATCGACGCGATCGAATGGGCGCGCAAGATGGCCGAATTCGGCGCGGGCGAAATTCTGCTGACCAGCATGGATCGCGACGGCACCAAGTCCGGCTTCGACCTCGCGCTCACGCGCGCCGTGTCGGACGCCGTTCCCGTGCCGGTGATCGCTTCGGGCGGCGTCGGTACGCTCAAGCATCTGGCGGATGGCATCACGGAAGGCCGCGCCGACGCCGTTCTGGCCGCGAGCATCTTTCACTATGGCGAACACACGGTCGGCGAAGCCAAGCGCTTCATGGCCGAGCAAGGCATTTCGGTGAGGAATTGA
- the hisA gene encoding 1-(5-phosphoribosyl)-5-[(5-phosphoribosylamino)methylideneamino]imidazole-4-carboxamide isomerase, with translation MLLIPAIDLKDGQCVRLKQGDMDQATIFSEDPAAMARHWVDRGARRLHLVDLNGAFAGKPRNGDAIRAIIDEVGSEIPVQLGGGIRDLNTIERYLDDGLSFVIIGTAAVKNPGFLQDACSAFGGHIIVGLDAKDGKVATDGWSKLTGHEVVDLGRKFEDYGCESIIYTDIGRDGMLQGINIDATVRLAQAVKIPVIASGGLSSIADIESLCEVEGEGIEGVICGRAIYSGDLDFTSAQTRADALREADGA, from the coding sequence ATGCTGCTCATTCCGGCCATCGATCTCAAAGACGGTCAGTGCGTGCGCCTCAAACAAGGCGATATGGACCAGGCGACCATTTTTTCAGAAGATCCGGCGGCAATGGCCCGGCACTGGGTCGACCGAGGGGCGCGCAGACTACACCTCGTCGATCTGAACGGCGCCTTCGCGGGCAAGCCGAGGAACGGCGACGCTATCCGCGCAATCATCGACGAAGTGGGTAGCGAGATTCCCGTGCAACTAGGCGGCGGCATTCGCGACCTGAACACCATCGAGCGCTATCTCGACGACGGTCTCTCGTTCGTCATCATCGGCACGGCGGCGGTGAAGAATCCCGGCTTCCTGCAGGATGCGTGCAGCGCGTTCGGGGGGCATATCATCGTCGGGCTCGACGCCAAGGACGGCAAAGTCGCCACCGACGGCTGGAGCAAACTGACCGGCCACGAAGTAGTGGATCTCGGGCGCAAGTTCGAGGACTACGGCTGCGAGTCGATCATCTACACGGACATCGGGCGCGACGGCATGCTTCAGGGCATCAATATCGACGCCACCGTGCGGCTCGCGCAAGCCGTGAAGATTCCCGTTATCGCGAGCGGCGGACTGTCGAGCATCGCGGACATCGAGTCGCTCTGCGAAGTCGAGGGCGAAGGCATCGAAGGCGTGATCTGCGGTCGCGCCATCTATTCCGGCGACCTGGACTTCACTTCCGCGCAGACGCGCGCGGATGCGTTGCGCGAAGCGGACGGCGCCTGA
- the hisH gene encoding imidazole glycerol phosphate synthase subunit HisH — MKTSIAIVDYGMGNLRSVYQALKKAAPDADVAIVDQPEAIRAADRIVLPGQGAMRDCMGHLGASGLQDAVIEASRNKPMLGVCVGEQMLFDWSEEGDTKGLGLFPGKVVRFQLEGQLQDDGSRFKVPQMGWNRVRQTQAHPVWDGVADGAFFYFVHSYYVVPDNPAHTSGETVYGSAFTSAVARDNIFATQFHPEKSADAGLRLYRNFVHWNP; from the coding sequence ATGAAAACTTCGATAGCGATTGTTGATTACGGAATGGGCAACCTGCGCTCGGTGTATCAGGCGCTTAAGAAGGCCGCGCCCGACGCCGACGTGGCGATCGTCGATCAGCCCGAGGCCATTCGCGCGGCGGATCGTATCGTGCTGCCGGGTCAAGGCGCGATGCGCGATTGCATGGGCCATTTGGGCGCGTCGGGCTTGCAGGATGCGGTGATCGAAGCGTCGCGCAACAAGCCGATGCTCGGCGTTTGCGTCGGCGAACAGATGCTGTTCGACTGGAGCGAAGAAGGCGACACGAAGGGCCTCGGGCTTTTCCCCGGCAAGGTCGTGCGCTTTCAACTCGAAGGCCAGTTGCAGGACGACGGCTCGCGCTTCAAGGTGCCGCAAATGGGCTGGAACCGCGTGCGCCAGACGCAAGCGCATCCGGTGTGGGACGGCGTCGCGGATGGCGCGTTCTTCTACTTCGTGCATAGTTACTACGTCGTGCCGGACAACCCGGCGCACACTTCGGGCGAAACCGTTTATGGTTCCGCGTTCACATCGGCGGTGGCGCGCGACAACATCTTCGCCACGCAATTCCACCCCGAGAAGAGCGCCGACGCGGGCTTGCGGCTGTATCGCAACTTCGTTCACTGGAACCCGTAA